In Synechococcus sp. A18-25c, a single window of DNA contains:
- a CDS encoding aminodeoxychorismate/anthranilate synthase component II — MLLVIDNYDSFTFNLVQYFGELAAQHPLAAELRVERNDALSVAEIRDLKPDAILLSPGPGDPDQAGICLQVLKELSPEIPTLGVCLGHQALAQAYGGRVVRATELMHGKTSPVMHGGEGVFAGLPQPLTATRYHSLIAERETLPACLEVTAWLEDNTVMGLRHRQYPHLQGVQFHPESVLTEAGHKLLANFLRQAEARVQHC, encoded by the coding sequence ATGCTCCTGGTCATCGACAACTACGACAGCTTCACCTTCAACTTGGTGCAGTACTTCGGTGAGCTGGCGGCGCAGCATCCCCTGGCTGCAGAACTGCGGGTGGAGCGCAACGATGCCCTCTCGGTGGCTGAGATTCGAGACCTGAAGCCAGACGCCATCCTGCTTTCACCAGGCCCCGGCGATCCCGATCAAGCCGGCATCTGCCTGCAGGTGCTGAAAGAACTCTCTCCGGAGATCCCCACCCTGGGCGTTTGCCTGGGCCATCAGGCCCTCGCCCAGGCCTACGGCGGTCGGGTGGTGCGCGCAACCGAGTTGATGCATGGCAAAACCTCACCGGTGATGCACGGAGGCGAAGGGGTGTTCGCCGGATTGCCGCAACCACTCACGGCCACCCGATACCACAGTCTGATCGCCGAACGGGAGACCCTCCCGGCCTGCCTGGAAGTCACCGCATGGCTTGAGGACAACACGGTGATGGGACTGCGCCACCGGCAGTACCCCCATCTGCAGGGGGTGCAATTCCATCCCGAAAGCGTGCTCACTGAAGCCGGGCACAAGCTGCTGGCCAACTTCTTGCGTCAGGCCGAAGCCCGAGTTCAACACTGCTAA
- a CDS encoding MBL fold metallo-hydrolase, giving the protein MTLLPQRQGHGRTASALAAGLALGALVGVPSHAAGVSITSYGHSALLIRGGGQSVLVNPFRAVGCAKGLAEPRVSASVTLVSSELPDEGARLGGGIYLSQPGSYRVGGLDLEGFAAPHDRVGGRRFGDATIWRWQQGGLNFAHLGGTAAPLSGEDKVLIGRPDVLILGVGGGGKVYNGEEAAEVVRQLNPRRVIPVQYVSGDAPAGCDQGGVQPFLDAVRGAEVRRVGPSLTLPGTLGDGTIIDVMR; this is encoded by the coding sequence ATGACTCTCCTTCCGCAGCGCCAGGGGCATGGACGCACCGCAAGCGCTCTCGCCGCCGGATTGGCACTGGGCGCACTGGTGGGAGTCCCCAGTCACGCCGCTGGGGTGTCCATCACCAGCTACGGCCACAGCGCCCTGTTGATTCGTGGAGGCGGCCAGTCGGTGCTGGTCAATCCCTTCCGGGCCGTGGGTTGCGCCAAAGGCCTGGCCGAGCCGCGCGTCAGTGCCTCGGTCACGCTGGTCAGTTCAGAACTACCCGATGAGGGAGCCCGCCTCGGAGGTGGCATTTACTTGTCACAGCCAGGCTCCTATCGCGTGGGCGGCCTGGATCTGGAAGGTTTCGCCGCTCCCCATGATCGCGTGGGCGGACGCCGCTTCGGAGATGCCACCATCTGGCGCTGGCAACAAGGCGGCCTGAACTTCGCCCACCTAGGCGGAACAGCAGCTCCCTTGAGTGGAGAAGACAAGGTGCTGATCGGCCGGCCGGATGTGTTGATCCTCGGCGTGGGAGGCGGCGGCAAGGTTTACAACGGCGAAGAGGCCGCTGAGGTGGTGCGTCAACTCAACCCCCGGCGAGTGATTCCTGTTCAGTACGTCAGCGGCGACGCCCCAGCGGGATGCGACCAGGGTGGCGTTCAGCCGTTTCTGGATGCAGTGCGTGGCGCCGAAGTCCGCCGCGTAGGACCGAGCCTGACCCTTCCTGGCACTCTGGGAGACGGCACGATCATTGACGTAATGCGCTGA
- a CDS encoding histidinol-phosphate transaminase — protein sequence MAMPDPIPAPEARPDVERLRGYSAPLEGRRGLLRLDFNENTIGPSPAVTEAIRSYPADQVAVYPEYDGLREALIANLQASPAGLAHPLVIDQVGLFNGVDAAIHAVIHAYGAAGDTLLTTSPTFGYYAPCAGMQGMAIEALPHELPGFRFPLEAMRSALQRRPKILMLCNPNNPTGTRIPAEQVLELATAAPGTLVVVDELYEAFTGDSVLPHVDFTVHANLLVLRSLAKTAGLAGLRMGFAIGSAEVIDRISRVTGPYDVNSLAVTAAFAALGDQVYTDHYVAEVVRARDYLVTQLTQSGAVFHCDGGNYLLVWPRRSAEEVEQQLRSAGILVRSMAGKPQIDGALRVSIGTLEQMQRFWAIYAQLEG from the coding sequence ATGGCCATGCCTGACCCGATCCCCGCGCCCGAGGCCCGTCCCGATGTGGAACGGCTTCGGGGTTACAGCGCCCCTCTGGAGGGGCGGCGGGGTCTGCTGCGGCTCGACTTCAACGAGAACACCATTGGTCCCAGTCCGGCGGTCACCGAGGCGATTCGCTCTTACCCAGCTGATCAGGTTGCGGTCTATCCGGAATACGACGGATTGCGTGAGGCCTTGATTGCCAACCTGCAGGCCTCTCCGGCCGGCCTCGCTCATCCTCTGGTCATCGACCAGGTGGGGCTCTTCAACGGTGTGGATGCCGCGATTCATGCAGTGATCCATGCCTATGGAGCGGCGGGTGACACCCTGCTTACCACCAGTCCCACGTTTGGGTACTACGCCCCGTGTGCGGGCATGCAGGGGATGGCCATCGAGGCCCTGCCCCATGAACTTCCGGGGTTCCGTTTTCCGCTGGAGGCAATGCGATCAGCTTTACAGCGCAGGCCAAAGATCTTGATGCTCTGCAACCCCAACAACCCCACGGGCACGCGTATTCCAGCGGAACAGGTGCTGGAGTTGGCCACGGCGGCGCCAGGAACCTTGGTGGTGGTGGATGAGCTCTATGAGGCGTTCACGGGTGACAGTGTGCTGCCCCATGTGGACTTCACCGTCCACGCCAATCTGCTGGTGCTGCGCTCCTTGGCTAAGACCGCCGGGCTGGCAGGCCTGCGCATGGGATTTGCTATCGGTTCCGCGGAGGTGATCGATCGGATCAGCCGTGTCACCGGTCCCTATGACGTGAACAGCCTGGCGGTGACGGCGGCGTTCGCGGCTCTGGGCGATCAGGTCTACACCGACCACTATGTGGCCGAAGTGGTACGAGCACGTGATTATCTCGTAACGCAACTAACGCAATCTGGTGCCGTCTTCCATTGCGATGGTGGTAACTACTTGCTGGTCTGGCCGCGGCGATCGGCCGAAGAGGTGGAGCAGCAGCTGCGCAGTGCTGGCATCCTGGTGCGTTCCATGGCCGGCAAGCCGCAGATTGATGGTGCGTTGCGAGTGAGCATCGGCACCCTCGAGCAGATGCAGCGTTTCTGGGCGATCTACGCGCAGCTCGAGGGTTGA
- a CDS encoding protein adenylyltransferase SelO family protein — translation MTASSSASTPATTSSFAGFAQQVDYSLMQHLRPDPESTPDGQDHRARQVRSGHYVPVTPTPLPNPEYVAHSPELFAALGLDEALVHDGDFRSVFSGDLSNVSEPMRPHGWATGYALSIYGTEYNQQCPFGNGNGYGDGRAISVVEGVFEGQRWEMQLKGGGPTPYCRGADGRAVLRSSVREFLAQEFMHALGIPTSRSLTLYVSHDETVRRPWYSGASPSMDPDILVDNSAAITTRVAPSFLRVGQLELFARRARREAHPEAQQELQMIVQHLIERNYREDIDHSLPFPAQVVQLARLFRERLISLVCHWMRVGYCQGNFNSDNCAAGGFTLDYGPFGFCELFDPRFQPWTGGGIHFSFFNQPKAAETNYRMFWSALKTLLRDHPAETAELDALHATFSEAMKAGLDAMWARKVGLANVAPELIGDLLQLMVASKADYTIVFRDLASLPTEVTPLKRGFYVPSDAELEAQWNAWLARWHQQLSGCGEPEEITASMQRTNPAITWREWLIAPAYEQAARGDYSLVHELQTVFRNPYAPLSAKLAGRYDQLRPREFFGAGGISHYSCSS, via the coding sequence ATGACCGCCAGCTCCAGCGCATCGACGCCAGCCACCACCTCCAGCTTCGCTGGCTTCGCCCAGCAGGTCGATTACTCGCTGATGCAGCACCTTCGGCCCGATCCGGAATCCACACCCGATGGACAGGATCACCGCGCAAGGCAAGTGCGTTCTGGCCACTACGTGCCAGTGACGCCGACGCCGCTTCCCAATCCCGAGTACGTCGCCCACAGCCCGGAACTGTTCGCTGCGCTGGGCCTGGACGAAGCACTGGTTCACGATGGTGACTTCCGCAGCGTCTTCTCTGGCGACCTCAGCAACGTGAGCGAGCCAATGCGTCCCCATGGCTGGGCCACCGGCTACGCCTTGTCGATCTACGGCACGGAATACAACCAGCAATGTCCGTTCGGCAATGGCAACGGCTACGGCGATGGGCGAGCCATCTCCGTGGTTGAAGGGGTGTTTGAAGGTCAGCGCTGGGAGATGCAGCTGAAGGGTGGTGGACCGACGCCCTATTGCCGTGGTGCTGATGGTCGAGCCGTGCTGCGGTCCAGCGTGCGCGAATTCCTGGCCCAGGAGTTCATGCATGCCCTGGGCATTCCCACATCCCGCTCCCTAACGCTGTACGTCTCCCACGACGAGACCGTGCGTCGCCCCTGGTATTCGGGCGCCTCGCCCTCCATGGATCCCGACATCCTGGTCGACAACTCAGCGGCGATCACCACACGTGTGGCGCCATCCTTTCTTCGGGTAGGCCAACTGGAGCTGTTCGCACGACGCGCCCGTCGCGAAGCGCATCCTGAGGCCCAGCAGGAGTTGCAAATGATCGTGCAGCATCTGATCGAGCGGAACTACCGGGAAGACATTGATCACTCCCTGCCGTTCCCGGCGCAGGTGGTGCAGCTGGCGCGGTTGTTCCGGGAACGCCTCATCAGCCTGGTGTGCCACTGGATGCGCGTGGGCTATTGCCAGGGCAACTTCAATAGCGACAACTGCGCCGCCGGCGGTTTCACCCTTGATTACGGACCCTTCGGCTTCTGCGAACTGTTCGACCCCCGCTTTCAGCCCTGGACCGGCGGCGGCATTCATTTCTCCTTTTTCAACCAACCGAAAGCGGCTGAAACCAACTATCGGATGTTCTGGTCAGCGCTCAAAACGCTGTTAAGGGATCACCCCGCCGAAACAGCCGAACTCGACGCGCTGCATGCAACCTTCAGCGAAGCCATGAAGGCCGGACTGGATGCCATGTGGGCTCGCAAGGTGGGACTGGCCAACGTAGCTCCGGAGCTGATCGGCGATCTGCTGCAGCTGATGGTGGCTTCGAAGGCGGACTACACGATTGTTTTCCGTGACTTGGCATCACTGCCAACCGAGGTCACGCCGCTGAAACGGGGCTTCTATGTGCCCAGCGATGCAGAGCTCGAGGCGCAATGGAATGCCTGGCTGGCGCGCTGGCACCAGCAGCTCAGCGGCTGTGGAGAGCCTGAAGAGATCACCGCTTCGATGCAACGCACCAATCCCGCCATCACCTGGCGCGAATGGCTGATCGCCCCGGCCTATGAGCAGGCGGCTCGCGGTGACTACAGCCTGGTGCACGAACTGCAAACGGTGTTCCGCAACCCCTACGCACCGCTCTCAGCCAAACTCGCTGGTCGCTACGACCAACTGCGACCACGGGAGTTCTTCGGCGCCGGAGGCATCTCCCACTACAGCTGCTCGTCGTAA
- a CDS encoding DUF6790 family protein, with the protein MPLSTNPKVSKTLMQLTWIVGGIGFWNAFNSIGSGDVESATQWISAWAVGGVGLLSFVRHAVFHRSDAKRMGWDYGARNDFQLEVGFANLAWGAVAIAGIYQGWDTQTLGGLILVVGIYMLQAAVLHLLELKEAKNPRYGSKIASTAYAVCLFWFGIKAFSG; encoded by the coding sequence ATGCCTTTATCAACCAACCCAAAAGTATCCAAAACGTTAATGCAGCTCACATGGATTGTTGGCGGCATTGGATTCTGGAATGCTTTCAACTCCATTGGCTCCGGAGATGTTGAGTCTGCCACGCAATGGATATCCGCTTGGGCTGTGGGCGGCGTAGGGCTGTTGTCTTTTGTTCGCCATGCAGTTTTTCACCGAAGCGATGCGAAGCGCATGGGTTGGGACTATGGAGCACGAAACGACTTTCAGCTCGAAGTTGGCTTCGCCAATCTTGCATGGGGCGCTGTAGCCATAGCTGGCATTTACCAAGGATGGGATACGCAAACACTTGGGGGGTTAATATTAGTTGTCGGTATCTATATGTTGCAAGCGGCAGTTTTACACCTTCTAGAACTCAAGGAGGCCAAAAACCCTCGATATGGTAGCAAAATTGCAAGTACAGCCTATGCAGTTTGCCTCTTTTGGTTTGGCATCAAAGCCTTCTCCGGATGA
- a CDS encoding asparaginase, giving the protein MPRLLLLATGGTIAGCAADSATLNDYTAGVLGADALLQSVPQLQDLATISVKQVANVDSADLLFAHWHALVGRIRAAFATDPELAGVVITHGTNTLEETAWLLQLLIDDPRPVVLVGAMRPATALSADGPLNLFQAVQVAVSPEARGHGVLVVMDGQIHGARAVTKVATQGVGAFASPGSGSLGWVDDVGVHLPTASGSGQVRFAGLALPEQWPQVPILYGCVEPEPLLLSACLNAGVVGLVFTGTGAGQLSAGECRVLEAWAGPRPLMLRANRCGSGPVHHHPEDERLGLLPAGSLNPQKARVLLLLASIAGFDRAELGAWISQRDHVS; this is encoded by the coding sequence TTGCCCCGGCTGCTGCTGCTCGCCACCGGCGGCACCATTGCCGGCTGTGCGGCCGACAGCGCCACGCTGAACGACTACACCGCCGGGGTGCTGGGCGCTGATGCGCTGTTGCAGAGTGTGCCTCAGCTGCAGGACCTGGCGACGATTTCGGTCAAGCAAGTCGCCAATGTCGACAGCGCCGACCTGCTGTTTGCGCACTGGCATGCCTTGGTGGGGCGCATTCGCGCTGCCTTCGCGACGGACCCGGAGCTAGCCGGGGTGGTGATCACCCATGGCACCAACACCCTCGAGGAAACGGCCTGGTTGCTGCAGTTGTTGATCGACGATCCCCGGCCGGTGGTCCTGGTGGGAGCGATGCGGCCGGCCACGGCCCTCAGTGCCGATGGGCCATTGAATCTGTTCCAGGCTGTGCAGGTCGCAGTCAGCCCGGAGGCACGCGGCCACGGCGTGCTGGTGGTGATGGATGGCCAGATCCATGGCGCCCGCGCTGTCACCAAGGTGGCCACCCAGGGGGTGGGGGCCTTTGCCAGTCCTGGTAGCGGATCCTTGGGATGGGTGGACGACGTTGGCGTTCATCTGCCGACGGCGAGCGGATCTGGGCAGGTGCGCTTCGCTGGACTCGCGCTACCGGAACAATGGCCCCAGGTGCCGATCCTCTATGGCTGTGTGGAGCCCGAGCCGCTCCTGCTCAGCGCCTGTCTGAACGCCGGTGTTGTCGGATTGGTGTTCACGGGAACAGGCGCTGGACAACTGTCGGCTGGCGAATGCCGTGTGTTGGAGGCGTGGGCTGGCCCACGACCCTTGATGCTGCGGGCCAACCGCTGCGGGTCTGGACCGGTGCACCACCATCCCGAGGATGAACGGCTTGGGCTGTTGCCGGCAGGCAGTCTCAATCCCCAGAAAGCGCGGGTGTTGTTGTTGTTGGCGTCGATTGCAGGATTCGATCGCGCAGAGCTGGGAGCATGGATCTCTCAACGCGACCACGTGAGCTGA
- the argS gene encoding arginine--tRNA ligase, which yields MLRIADALETQLRDALQRAFPEAWAEAVEAGLDPQLAPASKPEFGDFQANGALPLAKPLKQAPRQIATAIVEQLQADAAFTDLCLEPQIAGPGFINLTIRPERLAAEVLARLGDERLGVPAVSNAAPVVVDFSSPNIAKEMHVGHLRSTIIGDSLARVLEFRGHPVLRLNHVGDWGTQFGMLITHLKQVAPEALDTADAIDLGDLVAFYREAKKRFDDDESFQTTSREEVVKLQGGDPLSLKAWGLLCDQSRREFQKIYDRLDIRLSERGESFYNPFLPAVVDGLKQTGLLVTDDGAECVFLEGVSGKDGKPLPVIVQKSDGGFNYATTDLAAIRYRFAEAPDGDAARRVIYVTDSGQANHFAGVFQVAARAGWIPDGARLEHVPFGLVQGEDGKKLKTRAGDTVRLRDLLDEAVERAEADLRSRLKEEERSEPEAFINHVAGTVGLAAVKYADLSQNRITNYQFSFDRMLALQGNTAPYLLYAVVRIAGIARKGGDLDVAADQLQFSEPQEWALVRELLKFDAVIAEVEEELLPNRLCSYLFELSQVFNRFYDQVPVLKADADALPSRLALCRLTADTLKAGLGLLGIATLERM from the coding sequence ATGCTGCGCATCGCCGACGCCCTCGAAACCCAGTTGCGCGATGCCTTGCAACGGGCGTTTCCCGAGGCTTGGGCTGAGGCGGTGGAGGCTGGTTTGGATCCCCAGTTGGCGCCAGCGAGCAAGCCGGAATTCGGCGATTTCCAGGCCAATGGTGCACTGCCCCTGGCCAAGCCGTTGAAGCAGGCGCCGCGTCAGATCGCCACGGCCATCGTGGAGCAACTGCAAGCGGATGCGGCCTTCACCGATCTGTGCTTGGAGCCCCAGATCGCCGGGCCTGGTTTCATCAACCTCACGATCCGTCCGGAGCGGCTGGCGGCGGAGGTGTTGGCACGGCTGGGGGACGAGCGGCTCGGCGTGCCGGCGGTCAGCAACGCGGCGCCGGTGGTGGTGGACTTCTCCAGTCCCAACATCGCCAAGGAGATGCATGTGGGGCATTTGCGCTCCACGATCATTGGCGACTCCCTGGCGCGGGTGCTGGAGTTCCGCGGTCATCCGGTCCTGCGGCTGAACCATGTGGGCGACTGGGGCACCCAGTTCGGGATGCTGATCACCCATCTCAAGCAGGTCGCTCCCGAAGCGCTCGACACCGCGGATGCCATCGACCTTGGTGATCTGGTGGCTTTCTATCGCGAAGCGAAGAAGCGCTTCGATGATGACGAGTCGTTCCAGACCACATCCCGCGAAGAGGTGGTGAAGCTGCAGGGCGGTGATCCGCTGTCGTTGAAGGCCTGGGGTCTGCTCTGCGACCAATCGCGGCGTGAGTTCCAGAAGATCTACGATCGGCTTGATATCCGCCTCAGTGAACGCGGCGAGTCGTTCTACAACCCCTTCCTGCCGGCGGTGGTCGATGGGCTGAAGCAGACGGGTCTGCTGGTCACCGACGACGGAGCAGAGTGCGTTTTCCTGGAGGGGGTCAGCGGCAAGGACGGCAAACCCCTGCCGGTGATCGTGCAGAAGAGCGATGGCGGCTTCAATTACGCCACCACCGATCTGGCTGCGATTCGCTACCGGTTCGCCGAGGCCCCTGATGGCGATGCGGCCCGTCGGGTGATTTACGTGACCGATTCCGGTCAGGCCAATCATTTTGCGGGGGTGTTCCAGGTTGCCGCACGGGCCGGCTGGATTCCTGACGGTGCTCGCCTGGAGCACGTGCCCTTTGGGTTGGTGCAAGGAGAAGACGGCAAAAAGCTCAAGACCCGGGCCGGCGACACGGTGCGTCTGCGGGATCTGCTCGATGAGGCCGTGGAACGTGCGGAGGCGGATCTGCGCTCGCGCCTCAAGGAGGAGGAACGCAGTGAGCCAGAGGCGTTCATCAACCACGTGGCCGGCACCGTGGGTCTGGCGGCGGTGAAATACGCCGACCTCAGCCAGAACCGGATCACGAATTACCAGTTCTCCTTCGATCGCATGCTGGCCCTGCAGGGCAACACAGCCCCTTATCTGCTGTATGCGGTGGTGCGCATCGCCGGGATCGCTCGCAAGGGTGGTGATCTGGATGTGGCGGCCGACCAGCTGCAATTCAGCGAACCCCAGGAGTGGGCCCTGGTGCGGGAGCTACTCAAGTTCGATGCCGTGATCGCGGAGGTGGAGGAGGAGTTGTTGCCCAACCGGCTCTGCAGCTATCTGTTCGAGCTCAGCCAGGTGTTCAACCGCTTCTACGACCAGGTGCCGGTGCTCAAGGCCGACGCGGATGCGCTGCCTTCACGCCTGGCCTTGTGCCGTCTGACCGCCGACACACTCAAGGCCGGTCTTGGTCTGCTCGGCATCGCCACCCTGGAGCGGATGTGA
- a CDS encoding chlorophyll a/b binding light-harvesting protein, with protein MQSYGNPSVSYDWWAGNAGVAKRSGSFIAAHAAHAGLIMFWAGAFTLFELARYNSSIPMGEQGLIVLPHLAGLGLGVSDGGVITNTEPYIAIAAFHLVSSAVLGAAGIWHTLRAPKDLSEAEGRAKKFDFQWNDPKKLTFILGHHLIFLGLGVIAFVEWAKHHGIYDTAIGAVRTVEPNIDFGMVWGYQTSFLNISSLEDVMGGHAVLAFILTIGGVWHIISSPFGPFKKVLIYNGESILSYSLAGVALMGFVTSIWCAQNTTIYPTELYGEALKLNFAFSPYFSDTVALSDSSYSSRAWLANTHFYLAFFFLQGHLWHALRGMGFNFKSVSKAFESMDTAKIS; from the coding sequence ATGCAGTCTTATGGCAATCCATCAGTCAGCTATGACTGGTGGGCCGGCAATGCAGGCGTTGCAAAACGCTCAGGCTCATTCATCGCAGCACATGCTGCCCACGCCGGTTTAATCATGTTCTGGGCCGGTGCATTCACCCTTTTTGAATTAGCCCGATACAACAGCTCGATCCCCATGGGTGAGCAGGGCTTAATTGTGCTTCCCCACCTTGCCGGCCTCGGCCTCGGGGTAAGCGATGGCGGCGTGATCACAAACACAGAGCCCTACATCGCAATCGCCGCATTCCATCTGGTCTCATCCGCCGTGCTGGGAGCAGCCGGGATCTGGCACACACTTCGAGCGCCCAAAGACCTTTCCGAAGCCGAAGGTCGAGCCAAGAAGTTTGATTTCCAATGGAATGACCCCAAGAAGCTGACATTCATCCTTGGCCACCATTTGATTTTTCTAGGCCTCGGCGTGATCGCCTTTGTGGAGTGGGCAAAGCACCACGGGATCTATGACACAGCCATCGGCGCGGTGCGCACCGTTGAACCCAATATTGATTTCGGCATGGTCTGGGGCTATCAGACCAGCTTCCTGAACATCAGCAGCCTTGAAGACGTGATGGGCGGACACGCCGTACTGGCGTTCATCTTGACCATTGGCGGTGTCTGGCACATCATCAGCAGCCCCTTTGGCCCGTTCAAAAAAGTACTCATTTACAACGGAGAATCCATCCTCTCCTACTCACTGGCAGGGGTGGCACTGATGGGCTTCGTGACCAGCATCTGGTGCGCTCAGAACACCACGATCTATCCCACAGAGCTGTATGGCGAAGCCTTGAAATTGAACTTCGCATTTTCACCCTATTTTAGCGATACCGTCGCCCTGAGTGATAGCAGCTATTCATCGAGAGCCTGGCTGGCAAACACTCACTTTTACCTGGCTTTCTTCTTTCTCCAAGGCCATCTCTGGCATGCCCTGCGCGGAATGGGGTTCAACTTTAAGAGTGTAAGCAAAGCATTTGAATCGATGGATACTGCAAAGATCAGCTAG
- the nadC gene encoding carboxylating nicotinate-nucleotide diphosphorylase, which produces MSDASLPLTPALQRQLRDWLQEDLGRGDLSAPALPPGRCQAHWISKASGVFCGGSLLDFLFRVLDPAASVQLLVADGEQVSPGQRLLNLEAEAAALVAAERTALNLVMRLSGIASATARLVADLEGSGVQLADTRKTTPGLRVLEKYAVRCGGGVNHRLGLDDAAMLKENHLAWSGGVEAAIKAVRAASPWPAQVIVEAETEADAIAAVAAGANGVLLDEFRPEVLSDLVPRLRQLAMQRSQGGAVVLEASGIQPSELQAYAATGIDLISTSAPVTRSAWLDLSMRFS; this is translated from the coding sequence ATGAGCGACGCATCGCTGCCCTTGACGCCAGCTCTTCAGCGCCAACTGCGTGACTGGCTGCAAGAAGATCTCGGTCGCGGTGATCTCAGTGCTCCTGCCCTGCCCCCCGGTCGCTGCCAGGCGCACTGGATCAGCAAGGCGTCAGGGGTGTTTTGTGGCGGGTCGTTGCTGGATTTTCTGTTTCGTGTGCTCGATCCCGCCGCCAGCGTGCAGCTGTTGGTCGCCGATGGTGAGCAGGTGAGCCCTGGGCAACGCCTGTTGAACCTGGAGGCGGAGGCCGCGGCATTGGTGGCTGCAGAGCGCACGGCTCTGAATCTGGTGATGCGTCTATCTGGAATCGCCTCGGCAACGGCCCGGCTGGTGGCTGACCTGGAGGGGAGTGGGGTCCAACTGGCCGACACCCGGAAGACCACCCCAGGCTTGCGGGTGCTGGAGAAGTACGCCGTGCGCTGTGGCGGTGGGGTGAATCACCGTCTGGGGCTTGACGATGCGGCGATGCTCAAGGAAAACCACCTCGCTTGGTCCGGGGGTGTGGAGGCGGCGATCAAGGCGGTGCGTGCTGCATCCCCCTGGCCGGCTCAGGTGATTGTTGAGGCGGAAACCGAGGCGGATGCGATCGCGGCGGTGGCCGCAGGCGCCAATGGTGTGTTGCTCGATGAGTTCCGTCCAGAGGTGCTGAGCGACCTGGTTCCCCGCTTGCGTCAGCTCGCAATGCAGCGGTCTCAGGGGGGTGCGGTGGTACTCGAGGCCTCGGGCATTCAGCCTTCTGAGTTGCAGGCTTATGCGGCCACCGGTATCGATCTGATTTCCACCAGTGCTCCTGTCACGCGAAGCGCTTGGCTTGATCTGAGCATGCGCTTCAGTTGA